A stretch of the Papaver somniferum cultivar HN1 chromosome 6, ASM357369v1, whole genome shotgun sequence genome encodes the following:
- the LOC113290779 gene encoding uncharacterized protein LOC113290779, whose translation MATMLLFLLESNGCVKHNNELLLRNHESRPVGSVCVPEAHATTSSTNNNGRGNNKDKGKRGRGNKRNLDKNSRFKPNHHERKDGTPKKERNTEKGKDSSDKPIKNKEYVCCRCGVTGHWSRTCRTFKNLVNLYQAPLKRPAVDIETNLIETNEASTSSPHLDFDFLTKSEEGKWDISDFLNKSDDEELN comes from the exons ATGGCAACAATGTTACTATTTCTGTTAGAAAGTAATGGTTGCGTTA AACATAATAATGAGTTATTATTGAGAAATCATGAATCTCGTCCTGTGGGCTCTGTTTGTGTGCCTGAAGCACATGCAACAACGAGTTCTACCAATAATAATGGACGGGGTAATAATAAGGATAAAGGGAAACGTGGTCGTGGTAATAAAAGGAACCTAGACAAGAATTCACGGTTCAAGCCAAACCACCATGAGCGGAAAGATGGCACCCCAAAGAAAGAGCGGAATACAGAGAAAGGAAAAGATTCATCTGACAAGCCTATAAAGAATAAGGAATATGTTTGTTGTCGTTGTGGTGTAACCGGTCATTGGTCACGTACCTGTCGTACTTTCAAGAATCTTGTTAATCTGTATCAAGCACCCCTGAAGCGACCCGCTGTTGATATTGAGACAAATCTTATAGAGACTAATGAAGCTTCTACTAGTTCTCCCCACTTAGACTTTGATTTTCTTACAAAGTCAGAAGAAGGAAAGTGGGATATATCTGATTTTCTTAATAAgtcagatgatgaagaacttaacTAG
- the LOC113287449 gene encoding uncharacterized protein LOC113287449 — MARNIMHSLFSPSSLLVPPSSIHPSLTCLYNHQHHRVHLSSRFQSLPSLKCSSESNEGTVAVLNIEDIVEKDWSFLDIDNLNSLEEQTHKSNRIISAADIKDTSRVLVSIGTEDFVDRLVESSPCQLLLVVHDSLFSLAMIKEKYDNVKCWQGEIIYVPDKWVPFDVVFLTCLPAVPFQLNQIFGALAERCLPGAKVIISHTQGRGVVEQQRKAFPDVVTSDLPDKPTLEKVASDNYFYLTEFLDEPGFYLAVLKFCGKGLPTR; from the exons ATGGCGAGAAACATTATGCATTCCCTCTTCTCCCCCTCGTCTCTTCTCGTTCCACCTTCCTCCATCCATCCCTCTCTTACTTGTCTTTACAATCACCAGCACCATCGTGTTCATCTCTCATCTCGATTTCAGTCACTTCCTTCCCTTAAATGTTCTTCTGAGTCAAATGAAGGAACAGTCGCAGTTTTAAACATTGAAGACATAGTTGAAAAAGACTGGTCTTTTCTTGATATAGACAACTTAAACTCTCTTGAAGAACAAACTCATAAGTCTAATCGAATAATTTCAGCTGCTGATATTAAAGATACTTCTAGGGTTTTAGTATCAATTGGTACAGAAGATTTCGTTGACAGATTAGTTGAATCTTCACCATGCCAACTTCTGTTAGTTGTTCAtgattctcttttttctttagctatgatTAAAGAAAAGTATGATAATGTTAAGTGTTGGCAAGGAGAGATTATTTACGTTCCTGATAAATGGGTTCCATTTGATGTTGTTTTTTTGACTTGTCTTCCTGCTGTGCCTTTTCAACTCAATCAAATCTTTGGAGCTCTTGCTGAACGTTGTTTACCTG GTGCAAAAGTTATCATCAGCCATACACAAGGGAGGGGAGTCGTGGAGCAGCAAAGAAAAGCATTTCCTGATGTTGTAACCTCAGACTTGCCTGATAAGCCTACATTAGAGAAGGTAGCATCAGATAATTATTTTTACCTAACTGAGTTTTTAGATGAGCCTGGTTTCTACCTTGCGGTTCTGAAATTCTGCGGTAAAGGACTCCCAACTAGATAG